A section of the Bacteroidota bacterium genome encodes:
- a CDS encoding T9SS type A sorting domain-containing protein, which produces MKNIFTALALLFTAEIISTDAMAITDALRIRIARGSYSDETIIRFVDGATVGFDGSYDAWKLFSSNASVPNIFTKDIINDELTINAMPKLAASVSMDVFLKIGTAGTYSITPEETGVFASGVCILIKDLSTGQVYDMRTSATYTVSLPVIAQTAPPRFRVFFSLPGTVTYVSVANGSWSNPATWSAISCSATASAIPDSISNVVISAGTNVTLDASTTCINLSNCGTLVTNASLTVKGDCANNGTFSSGTQTVTFKGNSMQSISGSSATAFNNLTINNSTPSEALHLYSPVTVNGILGLKDGHITTTTSNILSCGVAASVSLLCTPQDSSFVKGPMNWKVNVSTGVTLVFPVGKDNCYRRIDLTVDQQTTTATTYTAEMVNNSANALGYSLPSTLSNVSQVRYHTIAQSPSTAIDMAQVRIYFGCAGINDNVSSLPPISVAKDNGSNTWLDLSDTPNGYSCGSTYWGNDLSGTFTSFTGTKFTLGNTGPPVFLEVTLMNFNANAAGETVETSWVTASESNSDYFTLERSTDGQRYEAIGQIPAAGNSSEERNYRVNDESPVAGISYYRLMETDKNGRSTYSHVVSVNMENENSINVYPNPASDYLIITLSNSKEKESVVAIKDILGRVCYSQKVIPVSDNETIRINLDEKFSSGVYMVTALSAEKISEQKIIIH; this is translated from the coding sequence ATGAAAAACATTTTCACCGCCCTTGCGCTCCTCTTCACTGCAGAAATAATTTCAACCGATGCAATGGCAATCACCGATGCACTGAGAATCAGGATTGCAAGAGGAAGTTATTCCGATGAAACCATCATTCGTTTTGTAGATGGCGCAACAGTAGGCTTTGACGGAAGCTATGATGCATGGAAACTTTTTTCTTCAAACGCCTCGGTTCCTAACATTTTCACCAAGGATATTATAAACGATGAGCTTACCATCAACGCGATGCCGAAACTTGCTGCTTCTGTTTCTATGGATGTATTTTTAAAAATAGGAACTGCCGGCACTTATTCCATCACTCCTGAAGAAACCGGTGTGTTTGCCTCAGGCGTTTGCATTCTGATTAAAGATTTATCTACAGGACAGGTTTATGATATGAGAACGTCAGCTACTTATACGGTTTCGCTTCCTGTAATTGCTCAAACTGCTCCTCCAAGATTCAGAGTTTTCTTTTCTCTCCCCGGAACAGTTACGTATGTAAGCGTTGCCAACGGTTCATGGAGCAATCCTGCAACATGGTCTGCCATTTCCTGCAGCGCAACGGCATCAGCAATTCCTGATTCAATAAGCAATGTGGTGATTTCAGCAGGAACCAATGTGACACTCGATGCAAGCACGACCTGTATCAATCTTTCAAACTGCGGAACACTAGTAACAAATGCATCACTGACAGTTAAGGGTGATTGTGCAAATAATGGAACTTTTTCTTCCGGTACGCAGACCGTTACGTTTAAAGGAAATTCTATGCAGAGCATAAGCGGAAGCAGCGCAACAGCATTTAATAATCTCACCATAAATAATTCAACTCCATCTGAAGCACTGCATCTTTATTCTCCAGTAACTGTTAATGGAATTCTCGGATTAAAAGACGGACACATCACCACAACCACTTCCAATATATTATCGTGTGGAGTTGCTGCATCTGTTTCTCTGCTATGCACTCCGCAGGATAGTAGTTTTGTGAAAGGTCCGATGAACTGGAAAGTTAATGTGTCAACAGGTGTTACATTAGTTTTCCCTGTAGGAAAAGATAACTGCTACCGAAGAATTGATCTGACCGTTGACCAGCAGACAACCACTGCAACAACCTATACAGCAGAAATGGTAAACAACTCTGCCAATGCGTTAGGGTACAGTCTGCCGTCAACACTTTCAAATGTTTCACAGGTGCGTTACCATACTATTGCTCAGTCACCTTCAACAGCGATAGACATGGCGCAGGTACGGATTTATTTCGGCTGTGCCGGAATTAATGATAATGTTTCATCGCTTCCTCCCATCAGCGTTGCAAAAGATAACGGCTCAAATACATGGCTTGATTTAAGCGATACCCCTAATGGGTATTCCTGTGGAAGCACGTATTGGGGAAATGACCTTTCTGGAACCTTTACTTCATTTACCGGAACAAAATTCACGTTAGGTAATACTGGCCCGCCTGTTTTTCTTGAAGTGACGCTGATGAATTTTAACGCGAATGCGGCTGGAGAAACTGTTGAAACATCATGGGTAACAGCTTCTGAAAGCAACAGCGATTATTTTACGCTTGAGCGCTCAACGGACGGACAGCGATATGAAGCAATAGGACAAATCCCTGCGGCCGGAAATTCTTCAGAAGAAAGAAATTATAGAGTGAATGATGAAAGTCCTGTTGCAGGCATTTCTTATTACAGGTTAATGGAAACAGACAAAAACGGAAGATCTACTTACAGTCACGTAGTTTCAGTGAATATGGAAAACGAAAATTCAATAAATGTGTATCCAAATCCCGCATCTGACTATTTAATCATTACTCTTTCAAACAGCAAAGAAAAGGAATCTGTTGTTGCCATCAAAGATATTCTCGGAAGAGTATGTTATTCCCAAAAAGTAATTCCTGTATCAGATAATGAAACCATCCGAATAAATCTCGATGAAAAATTTTCCAGCGGGGTTTACATGGTAACTGCTTTAAGCGCAGAGAAAATTTCTGAACAAAAAATCATCATTCATTAA
- a CDS encoding tetratricopeptide repeat protein: MKKSLICFLPLAVYCFSSCSSGDTEKKQRLISQIDSLQKKMVNPQSLELDKNLAQQGMAAYEDFANKYPDDTLSPEYLFRVSDLARGVGDNTKAMESLKQICKKYPNYKKIPECLFLQGYYYQEFFNDTVSAKGFYQELISKYPNHAFADDAKALMGMFGKSEADIIKGFEQKENSQAKK, from the coding sequence ATGAAAAAATCACTTATCTGCTTTTTGCCGCTCGCGGTTTACTGTTTTTCCTCCTGCTCATCGGGCGATACAGAGAAAAAACAACGACTCATTTCCCAAATAGATTCACTTCAAAAGAAAATGGTGAATCCTCAAAGTTTGGAGCTGGATAAAAACCTTGCTCAGCAGGGAATGGCAGCTTATGAGGATTTTGCTAATAAATATCCTGATGACACGCTCAGCCCTGAATATCTTTTCCGTGTTTCAGATTTGGCAAGAGGAGTAGGGGATAACACAAAAGCCATGGAGAGTTTGAAACAGATTTGTAAGAAATATCCCAACTACAAAAAGATTCCTGAATGTTTGTTTCTTCAGGGATATTACTATCAGGAGTTTTTTAATGATACCGTTTCAGCGAAAGGATTTTATCAGGAACTCATTTCAAAATATCCAAACCATGCTTTTGCCGATGATGCGAAAGCGCTCATGGGCATGTTCGGAAAATCGGAAGCGGACATTATTAAAGGCTTTGAACAAAAAGAAAATTCTCAAGCAAAGAAGTAG
- a CDS encoding peptide deformylase translates to MILSILAYGDPVLRKAGAEIDKNYPDLQKLIADMFETMANAKGVGLAAPQVGKSIRLFIVDGSLFAEEDEHPELKYFRKIFINARIVEEKGEEWSYNEGCLSIPKIRENVNRLPAIRIKYFDENFVEHEDGFTGIPARIIQHEHDHIEGKLFVDRIKPLRRTLLKSRLNDISRGNVEVNYKMKFPLKK, encoded by the coding sequence TTCTTTCCATTCTGGCATACGGTGACCCTGTTCTTCGCAAAGCAGGAGCGGAAATTGATAAAAATTATCCCGACCTGCAAAAATTAATTGCCGATATGTTTGAAACCATGGCGAATGCAAAAGGCGTTGGGCTTGCCGCACCGCAGGTAGGAAAATCAATCCGCTTGTTTATTGTGGATGGAAGCCTGTTTGCAGAAGAGGATGAGCACCCTGAATTAAAATATTTCAGAAAGATTTTCATCAACGCGAGAATTGTTGAAGAGAAAGGAGAGGAATGGAGCTACAATGAAGGCTGTTTGAGTATTCCGAAAATCCGTGAGAATGTAAACCGCCTTCCTGCCATTCGTATAAAATATTTTGATGAAAATTTTGTTGAACATGAAGATGGGTTTACAGGAATTCCTGCCCGGATCATCCAGCACGAACACGACCATATTGAAGGAAAATTATTTGTTGACAGAATAAAACCGTTGAGAAGAACATTGCTGAAGAGCCGGTTGAATGACATTTCCAGAGGAAATGTTGAAGTAAATTATAAAATGAAGTTTCCATTAAAGAAATAA
- a CDS encoding TIGR00159 family protein codes for MDFLSFDFIDLLDIFLVAILLYQLYRLVQGTVAMNIFIGILAIYFVWKIVQALKMDVLSELLSQFINVGIIALLIVFQPELRRFLLLIGTPEILEKFSFGRKLFGWKSKKKILSADLQAIVKACKEMSETRTGALLILATGSDLNFYIKTGEQMDAKISANTLESIFYKNSPLHDGAVIISGGKIRAARCVLPITEREDFPSNLGMRHRAAAGITENSDALAIIVSEQTGEISFAKGGFLENGISPEKLKQRIESEMA; via the coding sequence ATGGATTTCCTCTCTTTTGACTTCATTGACCTCCTCGACATTTTCCTTGTCGCCATACTGCTTTACCAATTGTACAGATTAGTGCAAGGTACTGTGGCAATGAATATTTTCATCGGCATTCTTGCCATTTACTTTGTGTGGAAAATCGTGCAGGCGCTCAAGATGGATGTGCTCAGCGAACTGCTCAGTCAGTTTATTAATGTCGGAATCATTGCACTGCTCATTGTCTTTCAGCCCGAACTCAGAAGATTTTTACTTCTCATCGGCACTCCCGAGATTCTTGAAAAGTTTTCTTTCGGAAGAAAATTATTCGGGTGGAAAAGCAAAAAGAAAATCCTGTCTGCCGACTTGCAGGCAATCGTGAAAGCATGCAAAGAAATGAGTGAAACCCGAACAGGTGCGCTCCTCATTCTTGCTACAGGTTCTGATTTGAACTTTTACATTAAGACGGGCGAACAAATGGATGCAAAAATTTCCGCTAACACGCTGGAAAGCATTTTTTACAAAAACTCTCCTCTTCATGATGGCGCTGTGATAATTTCGGGAGGAAAGATACGCGCAGCAAGATGCGTTCTGCCAATTACCGAACGCGAAGATTTTCCATCCAACCTCGGCATGCGCCATCGCGCTGCCGCAGGCATCACCGAAAATTCTGATGCGCTCGCAATCATCGTCTCCGAACAAACCGGAGAAATTTCTTTTGCAAAAGGTGGTTTTCTTGAGAATGGAATAAGCCCAGAGAAATTGAAACAGAGAATTGAGTCCGAGATGGCATAA
- a CDS encoding T9SS type A sorting domain-containing protein, which translates to MKKLLLNSAFLFFTFGVKAQTCSDLFISKYVSMGANNKCLELYNPSPNPIVMNGKYYLARYKTPTVSGNTSGPVPSFPSFSDTVWLKGRVPAFGTWVVCNPETVPSPSNNNAICDPLLRAHADQVGNIYGTYGSGVGDPTYFKGSDAITLEKKVGSTVTIVDLFGRFTDYMASSTGTPSAWSTVAPYTGGTGMGVWITKGYMMERKPTVLMGVTANPSAFNPLAEYDTITKPQVYQDTIDAWNKLGNHICNCPGAGVNEIENPSNISIYPNPVAEFLNIMIISNDIITHVAVYDIEGKLIAEKNVLSNIKKTEITTGILPAGIYVVKINYRNGKLGVTRFIKN; encoded by the coding sequence ATGAAAAAACTATTACTCAATTCTGCTTTTTTATTTTTTACTTTCGGAGTGAAAGCACAAACCTGTTCGGATTTATTTATTTCCAAATATGTTTCAATGGGTGCCAACAATAAGTGTTTAGAGCTTTACAACCCTTCACCCAATCCAATCGTAATGAATGGAAAATATTATTTAGCAAGGTATAAAACACCCACTGTTTCGGGAAATACATCCGGACCGGTTCCTTCTTTCCCGAGTTTCAGCGATACGGTTTGGTTGAAAGGTAGAGTACCTGCTTTCGGAACATGGGTTGTTTGCAATCCTGAAACTGTTCCAAGTCCATCAAACAACAATGCTATCTGTGATCCCTTGCTCCGGGCCCATGCCGATCAAGTAGGTAATATTTATGGAACATACGGAAGCGGAGTAGGTGATCCAACTTATTTTAAAGGAAGCGATGCCATAACCCTCGAGAAAAAAGTTGGAAGTACAGTTACCATTGTAGACTTATTCGGAAGGTTTACCGATTACATGGCCTCCAGCACCGGAACACCTTCTGCTTGGTCAACAGTTGCTCCTTATACAGGAGGAACCGGAATGGGAGTTTGGATCACAAAAGGATATATGATGGAACGCAAGCCAACTGTTTTAATGGGAGTAACTGCCAATCCGTCTGCTTTTAATCCGTTGGCTGAATATGATACAATTACAAAGCCCCAAGTATATCAGGATACTATTGATGCATGGAATAAATTAGGAAATCATATTTGTAATTGCCCTGGTGCAGGAGTGAATGAAATTGAAAATCCATCTAATATTTCAATTTACCCGAATCCTGTTGCTGAATTTTTAAATATTATGATCATCTCTAATGATATAATAACCCATGTTGCTGTTTACGATATAGAAGGTAAATTAATAGCTGAGAAAAACGTTTTAAGTAACATTAAAAAAACTGAAATCACAACAGGGATTTTGCCTGCCGGAATTTATGTTGTGAAAATAAATTACCGCAATGGAAAATTAGGCGTTACGCGATTTATTAAAAACTAA
- a CDS encoding NAD(P)/FAD-dependent oxidoreductase: MPKTNAIIIGGGAAGFFSAINCAQIYTDCLVTLLEKTNKLLTKVKVSGGGRCNVTHACFDNSLLVKNYPRGGKELQNVFSRFTTSDTIKWFEERGVKLKTEKDGRMFPSTDNSETIINCLVNESEKSGVKIKLGVDITEINKNADGTFTLNVNGGGSFICDKLIIATGGNAKESAYEWLKKLGHSIVKPVPSLFTFNMPGNSITKLMGVSVPHAGVRVAGTKLETQGALLITHWGMSGPAILKASAWGARQLNELHYDFTALINWLPNYSEKKLREEFTDHKKGNSAKIILNDCPFELPKRLWEYFTNKAGIKPTTRWADQSKQQSNSLIKILLNDEYSVQGKTTFKEEFVTCGGISLKEIDFTTMQSKLVPGLFFAGEVIDVDGITGGFNFQNAWSTAWVAAKNILPQP, translated from the coding sequence ATGCCAAAAACAAATGCCATAATTATTGGCGGAGGCGCTGCAGGGTTTTTTTCAGCAATCAATTGCGCACAGATTTATACTGATTGTTTAGTTACCTTACTTGAGAAAACCAATAAACTTCTTACTAAAGTTAAAGTTTCAGGTGGAGGAAGATGTAATGTCACTCATGCCTGTTTTGATAATAGTTTGCTTGTCAAAAACTATCCGCGTGGAGGCAAAGAATTGCAAAATGTTTTCAGCCGGTTCACTACGAGCGATACTATCAAATGGTTTGAAGAACGAGGTGTGAAACTGAAAACAGAAAAAGACGGAAGAATGTTCCCCTCAACAGATAATTCTGAAACTATTATCAATTGTCTCGTTAACGAATCAGAAAAATCAGGAGTGAAAATAAAACTCGGAGTTGACATTACTGAAATTAATAAGAATGCTGACGGAACATTTACACTGAATGTAAATGGCGGAGGAAGTTTTATCTGTGACAAATTAATAATCGCTACTGGAGGGAATGCAAAAGAGTCTGCTTACGAATGGTTAAAGAAACTTGGGCATTCAATTGTTAAACCTGTTCCATCGCTGTTCACTTTCAATATGCCGGGCAATTCCATAACAAAACTCATGGGAGTTTCTGTTCCTCATGCGGGAGTACGCGTTGCAGGAACAAAACTGGAAACACAAGGAGCATTGCTCATTACGCATTGGGGAATGAGCGGTCCTGCCATTCTGAAAGCATCGGCATGGGGTGCAAGGCAACTGAATGAACTGCATTATGATTTTACAGCACTCATTAACTGGCTACCGAATTATTCAGAAAAAAAACTTCGTGAAGAATTTACTGATCACAAAAAAGGAAACTCTGCAAAAATTATTCTGAATGATTGCCCGTTTGAATTACCAAAACGGCTTTGGGAATATTTTACAAACAAAGCAGGAATAAAACCAACCACACGCTGGGCAGATCAGAGCAAGCAACAGAGCAATTCTCTTATAAAAATTCTTTTAAACGATGAATACAGCGTTCAGGGAAAAACAACTTTCAAGGAAGAGTTTGTCACCTGCGGAGGAATCAGCCTGAAGGAAATTGATTTCACCACCATGCAAAGCAAATTAGTTCCAGGTTTATTTTTTGCAGGCGAAGTAATTGATGTGGATGGAATAACAGGCGGCTTCAACTTTCAGAACGCATGGAGCACGGCATGGGTGGCAGCGAAGAATATTTTGCCACAACCCTAA
- a CDS encoding TonB-dependent receptor translates to MKRVRIFFYLFVLFFLSKSVLYAQDSTLVEISGTIKDDITREPLIGAVITYLQGKGATADIDGKYSFKIPSGDYTLNVSYIGYEVQEKKIKVSEKKQIIDFRLSGNVSLSEVEIVADIAKIRETPVAVSTIYAQQISQEIGASDLPLILNSTPGVYATQQGGGAGDARVNIRGFDQRYVAVLVDGVPVNDMENGQVYWSNWSGLSEVTKQMQVQRGLGASRLALPSVGGTMNIITSSIDEKRFFVVKNDLGTNNYGRFSLGYNSGILKDKFGITLAGSYTTGNGWADQTFEKVWSYFGKFRWRINTKSSLILGVNGAPQSHGQRSTQINMAYYDRNFAVQQGVNADSIYSSATNSYTDSSIGDRGLHYNPNWGYVNGKAVNIKVNYFHKPLFNLSCFLQINDKLNFSNVLYVSIGRGGGTGMFNPPSYNKDYDGQLLLQNTYDVNSTAIPNGLIPGLRPTSSFIYSSVNNHNWAGTLSTIKWKIKNTFDFTGGLDARYYNGIHYQTPYDLLGADYTQQPLGKDKNLAPITKDPDSYVKKVGDKINYNYQSKVTWLGAFTQLEYKAEKFSAFATFTGSQSSMQNINYFGRKDVVLSKNNIAHNAISYGDTLYYDGKNYGATTNPYGIPNANGITHNTDGTITFKDNITKQYVTLNPDYKTYNINSSEARINTTEIKYYYGYTLKSGINYKLNAQQNIFTNIGYMNLAPKYNNVFDRSGTELKNIRNQLIESAEIGYGFRNKYFASNINGYLTSWLNKPLDFALTYTDPQTGNLYYYNIPGIDASLMGIELDFTVNINRFIKVSSFGMLSDWRWASGSTAYIFTDDGSLLDSVVFDATKVHIGNSPQRQIGGNIRFEPVQGFYIKPQIVFFGNMYAQFDPSNLKVSGAKDYRKYDSWKMPEYYLLDLFFGYSIKKTNSTEVSITCAINNVMNSVYLTDASFAPATTPNQYSATNMQGYMGLGRRMTMGIKIIF, encoded by the coding sequence ATGAAGCGCGTAAGGATTTTTTTTTATCTGTTCGTTTTATTTTTTTTATCTAAGAGTGTATTATATGCCCAAGACAGTACACTTGTAGAAATTTCCGGTACAATCAAAGATGATATAACCAGAGAACCATTGATTGGTGCCGTTATTACTTACCTGCAAGGCAAAGGGGCCACTGCGGATATTGATGGAAAATATTCTTTCAAAATCCCATCGGGAGATTATACATTGAATGTATCTTACATTGGCTACGAAGTGCAGGAAAAAAAAATAAAAGTAAGTGAAAAAAAACAAATTATTGATTTCAGGTTATCTGGCAATGTGTCTTTATCAGAAGTAGAGATAGTGGCAGACATTGCTAAGATCAGGGAAACACCAGTGGCTGTCTCTACTATTTACGCTCAGCAGATTTCACAGGAGATTGGTGCATCTGATCTGCCGTTAATTTTAAATTCTACGCCCGGAGTGTATGCTACACAGCAGGGTGGCGGAGCGGGAGATGCCCGTGTGAATATCAGGGGCTTCGATCAACGATATGTGGCAGTGCTTGTTGATGGTGTCCCAGTTAATGACATGGAAAACGGGCAGGTTTACTGGAGCAATTGGTCGGGATTATCTGAAGTTACAAAACAAATGCAGGTGCAGAGAGGATTAGGAGCATCCCGCCTAGCGCTTCCTTCAGTAGGAGGAACAATGAACATCATCACATCCAGCATTGATGAAAAAAGATTTTTCGTAGTGAAGAATGATTTAGGAACAAACAATTATGGGCGATTTTCTCTCGGCTATAATTCCGGAATACTGAAAGATAAATTTGGAATCACGCTCGCAGGAAGTTATACAACCGGAAATGGATGGGCTGACCAAACATTTGAAAAGGTGTGGTCTTATTTTGGAAAATTCAGATGGAGAATAAATACAAAGAGTTCATTAATTCTTGGAGTGAATGGAGCCCCGCAATCGCACGGGCAAAGATCAACTCAAATAAATATGGCCTATTATGATAGAAACTTTGCTGTTCAGCAAGGAGTAAATGCCGATTCTATTTATTCATCTGCCACAAACAGCTATACTGATTCCAGCATAGGAGACAGAGGGTTGCATTATAATCCAAACTGGGGCTATGTGAATGGAAAGGCGGTGAACATCAAGGTAAATTATTTTCATAAGCCGCTTTTTAACTTATCCTGCTTTTTGCAAATAAATGATAAGTTGAATTTTTCAAATGTGCTGTATGTATCCATCGGAAGAGGAGGAGGAACAGGAATGTTTAATCCACCATCTTATAATAAGGACTATGACGGACAATTACTATTGCAGAACACGTATGATGTAAACTCAACTGCCATTCCTAACGGATTAATTCCGGGATTGAGACCTACGTCTTCTTTTATTTATTCTTCGGTAAACAATCATAACTGGGCTGGAACACTGTCAACTATTAAATGGAAAATTAAAAACACATTTGATTTTACCGGTGGATTGGATGCGAGATATTACAATGGAATTCATTATCAAACCCCCTATGATTTGCTTGGAGCAGACTACACACAACAACCATTGGGCAAAGACAAAAACTTAGCTCCGATCACAAAAGACCCTGATTCCTATGTAAAAAAGGTTGGAGATAAAATAAATTATAACTATCAAAGCAAAGTAACATGGCTCGGGGCATTTACACAATTGGAATATAAAGCAGAAAAATTTTCCGCCTTCGCTACGTTCACCGGCAGCCAGTCCTCTATGCAAAATATAAATTATTTCGGAAGAAAGGATGTGGTACTTAGTAAAAACAATATTGCACACAACGCTATCAGTTATGGCGATACTTTATATTATGACGGAAAAAATTATGGCGCGACAACCAACCCTTATGGAATTCCTAATGCAAACGGGATCACGCATAATACGGACGGCACCATTACATTTAAAGACAATATCACGAAGCAATACGTCACGTTGAATCCCGATTATAAAACGTACAATATCAATTCTTCTGAAGCAAGAATAAATACAACAGAAATAAAATACTACTATGGATACACATTGAAAAGCGGTATAAATTACAAGTTGAATGCTCAGCAAAATATTTTTACAAATATCGGGTACATGAATTTAGCGCCTAAATACAATAATGTTTTTGACAGAAGCGGCACTGAACTGAAAAATATAAGAAACCAACTGATTGAATCAGCAGAGATCGGTTATGGATTCAGAAATAAATATTTTGCTTCTAACATCAATGGCTATTTAACGTCATGGTTGAACAAGCCACTTGATTTTGCACTGACATATACTGATCCGCAAACAGGCAACTTATATTACTATAACATACCGGGTATTGATGCTTCGTTGATGGGTATAGAATTAGATTTTACCGTAAATATAAATCGCTTCATAAAAGTAAGCAGTTTTGGAATGTTGTCTGACTGGAGATGGGCATCAGGCAGCACCGCCTATATATTTACAGACGATGGTTCCCTGCTGGATTCTGTAGTATTTGATGCAACAAAAGTTCATATTGGAAATTCTCCGCAAAGGCAGATAGGCGGAAATATTCGGTTTGAACCGGTGCAGGGATTTTACATCAAGCCGCAAATTGTTTTCTTCGGTAATATGTATGCACAGTTTGATCCATCCAATTTAAAAGTTTCAGGAGCAAAGGATTACAGGAAATATGATTCATGGAAGATGCCGGAATATTATTTGCTCGATTTGTTTTTTGGTTATTCAATTAAAAAAACAAACAGTACAGAAGTTAGCATTACCTGTGCTATTAATAATGTAATGAACTCAGTTTATCTCACGGATGCCTCATTTGCTCCTGCCACCACACCTAACCAATACAGCGCAACGAACATGCAGGGATACATGGGACTTGGGCGAAGAATGACAATGGGAATAAAAATAATTTTTTAA